Below is a genomic region from Sorghum bicolor cultivar BTx623 chromosome 9, Sorghum_bicolor_NCBIv3, whole genome shotgun sequence.
GCGTCGCCGCGTCGGCGGCCAACCACGAGATCGTCACGGCGATGGAGGGCGAGGAGCACGTGCACGTCGTCGACCTCGGCGGCGCCAGCCCAAACCAGTGGATCGAGCTGCTCCACCTCTTCGCCGTGCGTCCGGGGGGCAAGCCCTCCTCCCTGCGCCTGACCGTCGTCAGCGAGGAGGaacggctgctctccgccgcctCTTGGCTGCTCCACTGGGAGGCCGCGCGCCTGCACATCCCCTTCGTCTTCAACCCGGTGCGGTCTCACATCGACCGGCTGTGCCCTCACGACGTCGCGTCCTTCGGCGTGGTTCCCGGCGGCGGTGAGGCCTTGGCGATCACGTCCACCCTGCAGCTCCACCGCCTGATCGCCGACGTGACCAGCAGCAACGACCTACCACCAGCCGCCGACTCCGCCGATCATCAGCATCGTGGCAAGAAAAGGAAGGGgaagcagccgccgccgccgcccaagcATGAGATAACCATGGCGGACGCGCTCCTTCGCGTGCTCTGCGACCTGTCTCCGAAGGTGATGGTGCTGACGGAGCAGGAGGCGAACCACAACGGCGGCAGCCTCGGGGACCGCGTCCGCAACGCCTTCGACTACTACGCGGCTCTCTTCAACGACCTGGAGGCCGGCGGCGCGCCGCGCGCGTCGGCGGACCGCGCGGCCCTGGAGCGGACGCTTCTCCGGCAGGAGATCATGGACATCGTCGCCCGGGATGGGACGTCGCGGCGGGAGCGTCACGAGGGCGTCATGGCGTGGGCGCAGAGGATGGGCATGGCTGGGTTCCAGCCGATGCATCTGCAGGTGAGGCGCTTCGACGCGTTCGCGGACCCGGGGCTGCTGGCGCTCCAGCTGTCGATGCACGGCACGCTCAGGTACTGGGTAGCCCAGGACAACACCTGCTTCATCATCTACGCCAACATGACCCCGATGTTCTCGGTGACGGCGTGGCGCCCGGCGACGACCACCGGCGAGTGATGCGGCAAACTGGCGCAGCAGCAGCATTCTCGGCTTCTTCTACCTGATCATCACTTCTCTCTTTGCTGCGGTTGTTTTTACTGGTGGGCGATATCATCTGTGGACTGGTTGATTTCCGAGGCTCAGTGGCTGATTATTTAGGGGTTAAACTGATACACAGTAGACATTTTATTCCTGATTGATGTCAGCTGGGTCCTCTCGTTAATTATTTCCTTTTGATTGAGAGAGTTTGGAACAGAATGCAGAAcaagtttttatttatttttctggtGTTGTCATTGCTAATttcgttgcatgcatgcataataTCGGGCTTCTTATAGCAAATTAAATACCGGATTGcaaaaaactttttatccaGACACTTTGTATGAAAGGCAATTCAcctaaggcctcgtttagtttcgaaaactttttgattttcggaactgtagcactttcgtttttatttgacaaacattgtccaatcatagagtaattaggcttaaaatattcatctcgcgatttacaagtaaactatgcaattagtttttattttcgtctatatttagtgctccatgcatgtgccgcaagattcgatgtgacgggaaatcttgaaaagtttttggattttgaggtgaactaaacaaggcctaagtggatAGTTTAGGTAGAGTCTTTTACTTTGAGGTACTtttccaaacaaaaaaaaaccttAGATAAGGGAAATCAACTTTCACCTCTTCTCTTTAACACGATATATAATGAGTGGTGGCTTCTGAAAAAAATTTGTGAGCTGTGGAATATGGAAAAGCTATTATGGCTATATGGGCTATGAAAATATTGTAAGTTGTTTGATTAAACAAGTATAAAATCTACCTCCTATCTCTATCTCCCTTGAAACATTTGTGAATTCACGACTCTCTATTTTCACCATTTTAGAAAACAAAAAATCAAAAGCCGAAAGTAGGATGTAAGGTGCTTTTAAAACTATActatataaaaaaaactacTTTTGAACAAGCAGCCTCTGATTCATGCCCTTTTGATTGGCATTTGGCATTTTGGAAGCAAAACTAGCTCGAAAAGCCCAACCAAAGGCACCCTTAACTATTTATCTTCTTGCGGTTGGCACTTCTCACTTACTAATTTTAGTTTTGCTTCTACAAAATTGCCACATGAATGGTTAATGTTGCCACTCCCtctatctcaaattataagtcattctagctTTTTTTGAAAGTCAAAACATATCATATTTGATCAAatctatataataaaataataatatttatgatatcaaatagatACCGATCATTAAATTctacattaattatatttttatagtatacttatttgatgtcataaatctttataattctctctataattttggtcaaacttgagatgttttgactctctaaaaaatgttaaaatgatttataatttggaacggagggagtacatattTGCCAGCTTTGATGATGTGGCAAGCCACCTGACCCTTTCAATCTGTACTTGTCATGTGAAATGACTGTTGTGCCCTGCCTCTTAGttcacttgagcttatcagctgaatgagtcagccattcaacactgtttttctctcacaacaaatcagccaacaataatTTCTGCCACGGCTTATCAGCTAAACGACGTGAAAAATTGGATTGATGAATCTCAAGTGATTCTGTTCCCAAGTGATTCTTTGCCAATTTTGCTTTCCCTTTTTTAGCTTTTCCTTCCTTGTCATAGCGACTGAGACTTTATGTGAAAAATTGGATTGATGAATCTCACTGAAACCTACTGGACCATCGGTCTTGTTTGGTTGGATAGTGAGCTGTGGAAAtaaaagctgttgtgagctaagTGCTACGAGAAAAGTTGAAAGTCGTTTGGTTGTAGTAGCCGTGAAGTAGTAGTTGTATAAGAAATCGAAAGATATTAAAACCTACTCCACTTTGCTTCATCCACAGCATTCGGAGCCTGGGAGGCTCCTTCGCGTGGCGACATGTGGCACTATAGGTTTCACAGAAACACCCTCCATCTTCTAAGGAATTAACCCATAGTCTGGTTCATCAGCTCTGAATCCACTCGGCGCAAAGAGAAAATCCAAAATTTATCTTCTCCTTGCATAAAACCCCTCGGTTGATATTTTACAGAGAGCCCCCTCCACTCGGCCTGAACCCTAACCCCCCTTTTCCTCATTCTTTGGTCtcctttctctttcttctcccCCCGCTGCCGCTACTCGCCCACCGAGCGGCTCCGATCTCGATGGCTACGGATGCGTGGATGCGGTCGGCCTCCAGATCTGTGCCTGAGCGGCCATGCCTCGACGCGAGCCCTATGCTCTGGAGTGATTCGACAGTATACAACATGGGGAGAGGGATTCAGCATGGTAGCTCATCGCTCACCTCGCCGCTACCTGACTGCACCGTCCAAGACCTCTTTTTCCTCCACTGCGCCCTCACCCTCTCCCTTCTATCTACCGTGCTATGCATACCCCTACTCCTCCCGTGCCACGCGCTATCCAATCGTATTGTAAACTTCGACAGCCTTGGTTGCGGTGGCAATGGCAAGACACCCGTGGTCGACTTGTCAGCACATAGATCCTGCTCTATTCGTCCTCACAAGGTTTCAGTGTTTGTGTTTGAACAATCGTAACATATGAGGTTTTAGTGTTTGTGTCTGAACAGTCGTAACATTTGGTCTCCCAGGGTTATCTAGGTCTGGTGCAGGACTCCTCGGATGTCAAGCATTTCGGCCCCTCTGCGATGTCTTTGGCACTAATGTTTTCCTCAAATGTACCAACCGCTTCCTCCCCCAAATCTTGTAAAAGATGGAAAACTTTTGGGAGCTCACGCACATCAATGCTGCAGTAACATCCTTCACTAATATCTTGTATTTTTCCATGGTTCTTTAGTTGAAATCTTGTTAAATTCTTTTGTTCGTCTCTCTTTATGGGAGAGGGGGGTGGACAGGGAGCTGATATTGGCATGCAATTGTCCAATTACATTGTAGGTTGGGTTCTACATATTCTTTTTAATTTTATGCACTTCAATAAACTAATTTGAATAGAATCAATTTCTCGTTTGATTTTGTTTTGCATATATGTTCATCAAATCTCACTATTATTGGTTTGCTCATGTGATTAAGTTGTTATTGTCTTAATTCTAGGAAGATCTTCGTTCTTCTCAGAGAATTAAATTACCATTGACACTTGTTCCTAGGTGGCTAGGTCAAATGTTGTTGACCTTGCATCGAGCCAGGTGGGCACATTAGTAGATGTAGTGTATAGCCGGTGAGGCAGCTACGACAGACGCCCTCCTTGAGATCAAGCCCCGTGGATATTGGGATGGATGGTCTCCAGCATCACTGAGTAGCATCTTCGTTGCAAGGTAACATGTTGTGTCCCTTCCCTATTGTGTATCAGGTTCTTCCTCTTTAGTTCACGAGATCGGTCTTTTCAATTTTGGTCTTGAAGCATTTGGAGCTGAAGCACGTCCTAAACAAAAGAAACATCAGGGTACACACTCCACTGCACACATACAACCACTGATGTAGCTGCAGATTCTTGTGCAAGGTTGCTTAGTTGAGCATTGCATCTGAACTGAAGGTAGGTGATCCTCTACTACAAACTCTGGTAACAAGAGTAATCTCTGTCATTATACTTCACTATTGGTAAATCATTAAGAATATATTAATGGCTATAGATGCTTGTAATACTTTCTAGTTGAAGAGAGAAATCTGAACTGAAGGCAGGTGATCCTCTACAACAAACTCTGATATAAAAAGATTAATCTCTGTCACTATACCTCACTATTGGTAAATCATTAAGAATATATTAATGGCTATAGATGCTTGTAATAATTTCTGGTTGAAGAGAGAAAAGGGTGGGAGATAAGATAATAAGATAATATAAAAAAACCATAGTTCTCTAATGTCCTATTTTCATTCTCTACAGATGTGATGCCTATTAGTACCTTCATCTCATTATGTTCCTTAGCTCACATTAGCATGCGAATTTGAACCTATTATTTTTTAAGTTAACTTTGACAATTACTAGAAGTTAAATTACCTTGCAGCCGTGATCTAAAAACTGTAGAAACAAAATTGTTTGTTTAGCTTATGCACATCTTAATATTGCATAGGACCTGAAATTACTGTACAGCGACAAGCTCAAGGGAGAATACTATGGCCATCTTAATGTTGGTTTCatcaagaaaagtaatactccaAGGAAGCTAAAGATAACAAAAGCTGAAAAGATTTCGTGCTGATCAACTGATTAAATGCAAAATTCAGTGTTTTTAAGGTGTCGCTTAGGTGTCGCCTCACGCCTTAGTTGCCTAAGCGTAAAGCGGTACCGCGGTAGTCACTCACCACGCCTACCGCGGTAGTCAGTCTTGGTAAATCATTAAGAATATATTAATGGCTATAGATGCTTGTAATAATTTTTGGATGAAGAGAGAAAAGGGTGGGAGATAAGAGAATAAGATAATATAAAAAAACCATAGTTCTCTAATATCCTATTTTCATTCTCTACAGATGTGATGCCTATTAGTACCTTCATCTCATTATGTTCCTTAGCTCACATTAGCATGCGAATTTGAACCTATTATTTTTTTAAGTTAACTTTGACAATTACTAGAACTTAAATTACCTTGCAGCCGTGATCTAAAAACTGTAGAAACAAAATTGTTTGTTTAGCTTATGCACATCTTAATATTGCATAGGACCTGAAATTACTGTACAGCGACAAACTCAAGGGAGAATACTATGGCCATCTTAATGTTGGTTTCatcaagaaaagtaatactccaAGGAAGCTAAAGATAACAAAAGCTGAATTGTGCTGATCAACTGATTAAATGCAAAATTCAGTGTTTTTGTCGCTTAGGCGTCGCCTCACGCCTTAGTTGCCTAAAAGTAAGGCCTCGCCTCACGCCTTAGTTGCCTAAGCGTAAAGCGGTAACACGGTAGTCAGTCACCACGCCTTGCCTTAACACCTTAAAAACATTGCCAAATTAAGATTCATAAAAATCTCAGTGAAGAGAAACGactttgcaaataattaagacaAGTTCTGGTTTGGCTTTTGTATGTCATGTACTTAAAATGGGGCAATTTATGTATAAAAAGGTATTGCTATGATATGTTTTTTTGCTTTATACAAGAGTACAAAATGATTTTCAGTATATTGGTTTTCTCACTTTCATAAATTTTCTGCTTGTTGATATGTTTGATCTATCATTCATTGATGTTTTACCGTGCGTCTTTATCTGATAAATTTACCTAAGATTAATACGGTCCAATAGAATGTGAATGCCATAGTTTATATATTATTTTGTACTCTGATCCATTTCGTATTTGAGAAATTGAGTGTGTCTGTAACCCTTTTCCATTTACAAAGCAGGCAAAGATACCTAATCAATAGAGGATGGTTGCACTGGTTATCAATGGGATGGCTAAAACATACGGTAGCTGAGATGGCCATACAAACCATGCTATCTGCACTATGAAGACATTGAAGATATGTGATTGCTTCTTAATTTGTACTTTACGTCTATTGGTTCGATATGCCAAATTTTAATTAGATGGTGGTGGCAAtgactttatatatatatatatatatatatatatatatatataatgtttgTATTTGAATCTTAGCATTACCATCTAATTGTAAAGTCGTGCCCATTAGATGTGGATAATAGATTTTGTTTTAAAATTATTGTAGGGCGCCCGAAGGGTGCCTGATGTTCTAGTACTTGTAATACCCCTGAAGACCTAACTGCCCATTTATAAATTTGTTCCTAATAACTATTCTATTCACTAATTCACATGGAAATGGTCATTTTAGAAAGGGGTAATTATTTTTTCTAAGTTTTGGATCCATCATGGTTAAATGGTCCATATAAATAGAATGATAGCATTTTAGAAAGATATAGGGATCATACAATGATGTTGTCGGATATAAATATTAGGGTACCGAATGCTTGTGCCTTAACAAGCATTAGTCCCAAGTTCCGCCAATAGCTAAGGATGACAAAACAACCTTACCCAAAGGTGCGAGCTCTGTCTCACCCGACCCCCAAGGGAACGAGCTCCACCGCACCCAACCCTAGGGGACTGGGTCCTGCCTCGCCCACCCCTAAGGGCGCGTCTCCACCTCGCCCGACCCGGAGGGCGCAATCTCCACTTCGCGTGACCCCAGGGAGAGGTGGATCTCCCTCTTTTTAGTCCCACAAAGGGAATTTTTGCCTCGCCCGATGACATTGTGCATAAAGGCCCTTAGACAAAGGTGAACGACCCTTGGACGAAGGAGGACGCATGTCATAAAGCTTATGTCGCCTCCAACCACCT
It encodes:
- the LOC8077672 gene encoding scarecrow-like protein 3 encodes the protein MSLENSNNKGKAVVKEEEVSPVTPVVQPKPFAVKAEEEDDVSVPMLETAAPPHHQTPPSTDVSDDSDDDTNDDTNDDVLGGTSGVQDWGAVAAPTVILPAFQQLDSNRIQLIKEVMQHCINALATGNVLAANTGLVLMSTLSSAAGDPLQRVAFSFAEALGRRALQQMLPGLYGGLLRLDFPPQPPAVGYTCTTRLSFDALCPLLRVAASAANHEIVTAMEGEEHVHVVDLGGASPNQWIELLHLFAVRPGGKPSSLRLTVVSEEERLLSAASWLLHWEAARLHIPFVFNPVRSHIDRLCPHDVASFGVVPGGGEALAITSTLQLHRLIADVTSSNDLPPAADSADHQHRGKKRKGKQPPPPPKHEITMADALLRVLCDLSPKVMVLTEQEANHNGGSLGDRVRNAFDYYAALFNDLEAGGAPRASADRAALERTLLRQEIMDIVARDGTSRRERHEGVMAWAQRMGMAGFQPMHLQVRRFDAFADPGLLALQLSMHGTLRYWVAQDNTCFIIYANMTPMFSVTAWRPATTTGE